One window from the genome of Nocardioides conyzicola encodes:
- a CDS encoding sigma-70 family RNA polymerase sigma factor, translating into MNRPPSPRYIARQARNAELVERLADATGRDREAVVEDLVLANLEVARAVARRYGGRSDFLGDLEQVACLALVRAAQDFDPSRGHEFLAYAVTSMTGAMKHFFRDSAWMIRPPRPVQKRHTESREGADHVADGVEVETCFRPWSLDAPTPGEGAPLGETLPAGWDGTWEESEARLMLWPHLRALPPRARHLLHRRFVDDCTQQEIADELGVSQMHVSRLLNRYVGELRDRMTAAA; encoded by the coding sequence ATGAACCGGCCGCCCAGCCCTCGGTACATCGCGCGTCAGGCCCGCAATGCCGAGCTGGTCGAGCGGTTGGCGGACGCCACGGGACGCGACCGCGAGGCCGTCGTCGAGGATCTGGTGCTCGCGAACCTGGAGGTCGCCCGGGCGGTCGCGCGCCGCTACGGCGGTCGGTCGGACTTCCTGGGGGACCTGGAACAGGTGGCGTGCCTGGCACTCGTGCGCGCCGCACAGGACTTCGATCCCAGCCGAGGACACGAGTTCCTCGCCTACGCCGTCACCTCCATGACGGGTGCCATGAAGCACTTCTTCCGTGACTCGGCGTGGATGATCCGTCCGCCGCGACCGGTGCAGAAGCGCCACACGGAGAGCCGTGAGGGCGCCGACCACGTCGCCGACGGGGTCGAGGTCGAGACGTGCTTCCGACCCTGGAGCCTGGACGCTCCGACACCGGGCGAAGGTGCACCCCTCGGTGAGACACTCCCCGCCGGCTGGGACGGGACGTGGGAGGAGTCGGAGGCACGACTGATGCTGTGGCCGCACCTGCGCGCGCTGCCACCCAGGGCACGTCACCTCCTGCACCGGCGCTTCGTCGACGACTGCACCCAGCAGGAGATCGCCGACGAGCTCGGCGTCTCGCAGATGCACGTGTCACGTCTGCTCAACCGCTACGTGGGGGAGCTGCGCGACCGGATGACAGCCGCGGCCTGA